The Lentzea guizhouensis genome contains a region encoding:
- a CDS encoding SCP2 sterol-binding domain-containing protein: MTLDLTTEAVAKLSPAELIGTLQQISPDDPALKNVDIDVIARGIDPKKLGKDDFAALLNALAALADGGADLDLSKMDPSNFARIISRASKDQIEAVVADPSLRVRVLDEVFRRMEVHFRADRAGATRAVVHFHVLEDVYEAIIENAECTINKGVTREARAIVTLTPADFLKLATGNASAPVLFMTGKLKVKGDLGFAAGFMSLFNIPKA, translated from the coding sequence ATGACGCTCGACCTCACCACCGAGGCGGTCGCGAAGCTCAGCCCCGCCGAGCTGATCGGCACGTTGCAGCAGATCTCACCGGACGACCCGGCGCTGAAGAACGTCGACATCGACGTCATCGCGCGCGGCATCGACCCGAAAAAGCTGGGCAAGGACGACTTCGCCGCACTGCTGAACGCCCTGGCCGCCCTCGCCGACGGCGGCGCCGACCTCGACCTCTCCAAGATGGACCCGTCGAACTTCGCCCGCATCATCTCGCGCGCGTCGAAGGACCAGATCGAGGCCGTCGTGGCGGATCCCTCGTTGCGCGTGCGGGTGCTGGACGAGGTGTTCCGCCGCATGGAGGTCCACTTCCGCGCGGACCGGGCCGGTGCGACCCGTGCCGTCGTGCACTTCCACGTGCTCGAGGACGTCTACGAGGCCATCATCGAGAACGCCGAGTGCACCATCAACAAGGGCGTGACGCGCGAGGCCCGTGCGATCGTCACCCTGACGCCCGCCGACTTCCTCAAGCTCGCGACCGGCAACGCCTCCGCCCCCGTGCTGTTCATGACGGGCAAGCTGAAGGTGAAGGGCGACCTGGGGTTCGCGGCCGGGTTCATGAGCCTGTTCAACATCCCGAAGGCCTGA
- a CDS encoding TetR/AcrR family transcriptional regulator codes for MRTEGRAKRLPRAVRERQIMDAAVDVFSRLGFHAASMDEISDVAGISKPMLYAYLGSKEELFATCIRREATRMMEAIATGVEPDQEPDVQLWSGLRAFFGFVGENRASWQVLHRQASSQGGPFAAELTDMRGRAVSLVAALLTQSTKAPATKLEAESLAAALVGAGESLADWWLDHPEEPAGVVAARLMNLVWMGFGDLVDGNVWHPPSRR; via the coding sequence ATGCGCACAGAAGGTCGAGCCAAGCGCTTGCCACGCGCGGTGCGTGAGCGGCAGATCATGGACGCTGCCGTCGACGTGTTCTCGCGGCTCGGCTTCCACGCGGCGTCGATGGACGAGATCTCCGACGTCGCGGGCATCTCCAAGCCCATGCTCTACGCCTACCTGGGGTCGAAGGAAGAGCTGTTCGCGACCTGCATCCGGCGCGAGGCCACCAGGATGATGGAGGCCATCGCGACCGGCGTCGAGCCCGACCAGGAACCGGACGTGCAGCTGTGGAGCGGGCTGCGCGCGTTCTTCGGGTTCGTCGGGGAGAACCGGGCGAGCTGGCAGGTGCTGCACCGGCAGGCGTCCTCGCAGGGCGGGCCGTTCGCGGCCGAGCTGACGGACATGCGCGGGCGGGCCGTGTCGCTGGTCGCCGCGCTGCTCACCCAGTCGACGAAGGCGCCGGCGACCAAGCTGGAGGCGGAGTCGCTGGCCGCCGCGCTGGTCGGTGCCGGTGAGTCGCTCGCGGACTGGTGGCTCGACCACCCCGAGGAACCGGCCGGCGTGGTCGCGGCCAGGCTCATGAACCTCGTGTGGATGGGCTTCGGCGACCTCGTCGACGGCAACGTGTGGCACCCGCCGTCACGGCGTTGA
- a CDS encoding MaoC family dehydratase: MLLKAALTSFRRSDSLAAEPVSATYDVSLKHLAAYDEVCGFGLRDALPLTYPHVLGFPLQMELMTGAGFPFPLPGLVHVANRITQSRPLTLDEPLEVTVSARDLRPHPQGTQVDVVTSVSGVWEGVSTYLRRTGSGSSSGEELQRPAGSAVWRVPADIGRRYGAVSGDRNPIHLHPLSAKLFGFPRAIAHGMWTKARCLAALEGRLPEAVSVDVRFKKPLLIPGRVEFSAREDANGWGFAVWGKGPHLVGSARSSTP, encoded by the coding sequence ATGTTGCTGAAGGCGGCGCTCACGTCGTTCCGGCGCAGCGACTCCCTTGCCGCAGAACCGGTTTCGGCCACGTACGACGTCTCGCTGAAGCACCTGGCGGCGTACGACGAGGTGTGCGGGTTCGGGCTGCGCGACGCGTTGCCGCTGACCTACCCGCACGTGCTGGGCTTTCCGTTGCAGATGGAGCTGATGACCGGCGCCGGGTTCCCGTTCCCCCTGCCCGGCCTGGTGCACGTCGCGAACCGGATCACGCAGTCGCGGCCGTTGACGCTGGACGAGCCGCTGGAGGTCACGGTGTCGGCGCGCGACCTGCGACCGCACCCGCAGGGCACCCAGGTCGACGTCGTGACGTCGGTGTCCGGGGTCTGGGAAGGGGTGTCGACCTACCTGCGGCGCACCGGGTCCGGCTCGTCGTCGGGCGAGGAGCTGCAGCGCCCGGCCGGGTCGGCGGTGTGGCGGGTGCCCGCGGACATCGGCCGGCGCTACGGCGCGGTGTCCGGCGACCGCAACCCGATCCACCTGCACCCGTTGAGCGCCAAGCTGTTCGGGTTCCCGCGGGCGATCGCGCACGGGATGTGGACCAAGGCGCGCTGCCTCGCGGCGCTGGAGGGCCGGCTGCCCGAGGCGGTGTCGGTGGACGTGAGGTTCAAGAAGCCGTTGCTGATCCCGGGACGCGTCGAATTTTCGGCGCGCGAGGACGCGAACGGCTGGGGGTTCGCCGTCTGGGGCAAGGGCCCCCACCTGGTGGGCTCTGCCCGGAGCTCAACGCCGTGA
- a CDS encoding 3-oxoacyl-ACP reductase, with the protein MDRYQKFASSGLGRQLVRRLGLPNPHPLRRDAALATPVLVGGASRLPFLKQLETGSAPYGALVFDASDIDTVADLRQLHDFFHPVITQLGPCGRVVVIGRSPDSVAQRALEGFVRSVGKELRRGGTANLVYVADGAEDGVESTLRFLLSGRSAYVSGQVVRVSEAASTGTLEGKVALVTGASRGIGEAIATTLARDGAHVVCLDVPAAGEDLSKVANAVGGSAVQLDITGDPAKLTSYLLERHGGVDVVVHNAGITRDKTLARMDADKWDAVLEVNLACQERINAALLEGDVLRAGGRIVGVSSIAGIAGNVGQTNYATSKAGVIGMVNALAPVLAGRGATINAVAPGFIETKMTAAVPLLTREAGRRMNSLAQGGLPADVAETVAWFASPGSGGVNGNVVRVCGQMLLGA; encoded by the coding sequence GTGGACAGGTACCAGAAGTTCGCCTCGTCGGGGCTCGGCCGCCAGCTCGTGCGCAGGCTCGGCCTGCCGAACCCGCACCCACTGCGCCGTGACGCCGCCCTGGCCACGCCGGTTCTGGTCGGTGGCGCCTCCCGGCTGCCCTTCCTCAAGCAGCTCGAAACCGGGTCCGCACCCTACGGCGCGCTGGTGTTCGACGCCTCCGACATCGACACCGTGGCCGACCTGCGGCAGCTGCACGACTTCTTCCACCCGGTGATCACGCAGCTCGGGCCGTGCGGGCGGGTGGTCGTGATCGGGCGGTCGCCGGACTCGGTGGCGCAACGGGCTCTCGAAGGCTTCGTGCGTTCCGTCGGCAAGGAGCTGCGACGGGGTGGCACGGCGAACCTGGTCTATGTAGCCGACGGGGCCGAAGACGGGGTCGAGTCGACGCTGCGGTTCCTGCTGTCCGGACGGTCCGCGTACGTGTCGGGGCAGGTCGTCCGCGTGTCCGAGGCGGCGTCGACCGGCACGCTGGAGGGCAAGGTCGCGCTCGTCACGGGTGCCTCGCGGGGCATCGGTGAGGCGATCGCGACGACACTGGCCCGCGACGGCGCGCACGTGGTGTGCCTGGACGTGCCCGCGGCCGGCGAGGACCTGTCGAAGGTCGCGAACGCGGTCGGCGGGTCGGCGGTGCAGCTCGACATCACCGGCGATCCCGCGAAGCTGACCTCGTACCTGCTGGAACGGCACGGCGGCGTCGACGTCGTCGTGCACAACGCGGGCATCACCCGCGACAAGACGCTGGCGCGCATGGACGCGGACAAGTGGGACGCGGTGCTGGAGGTCAACCTCGCCTGCCAGGAGCGGATCAACGCGGCCCTGCTGGAGGGCGACGTGCTGCGCGCCGGCGGGCGGATCGTCGGCGTGTCGTCGATCGCCGGGATCGCGGGCAACGTCGGCCAGACCAACTACGCCACCTCGAAGGCCGGCGTGATCGGGATGGTCAACGCGCTGGCTCCGGTGCTGGCCGGGCGCGGGGCCACGATCAACGCCGTCGCACCCGGTTTCATCGAGACGAAGATGACCGCGGCCGTGCCGTTGCTGACCCGTGAGGCCGGGCGGCGGATGAACAGCCTGGCGCAGGGCGGGCTGCCGGCGGACGTGGCGGAGACCGTCGCGTGGTTCGCCTCGCCGGGATCCGGTGGCGTGAACGGGAACGTCGTGCGGGTCTGCGGCCAGATGCTGCTGGGGGCGTGA
- a CDS encoding acetyl-CoA C-acetyltransferase, with translation MRVAIIGGNRIPFARSNGPYATASNQDMLTAVLDGLVSRFGLQGERLGEVVAGAVLKHSRDFNLVRESVLGSGLSPQTPAYDLQQACGTGLQAIVAVANKIALGQIEAGIAGGVDTTSDAPIGVNENFRKLLLEFNRTRKVSLLAKLRPSHVVPHLPRNGEPRTGMSMGEHAAVTAAKYGITREDQDELTARSHRNLARAYDEGFFDDLVTPYLGLTRDQNLRPDSSVEKLAKLKPVFGDTMTAGNSTPLSDGASAVLLATEEWAAARNLPVLAHLTFAETAAVDYVHGEEGLLMAPVHAAPRMLEKAGLKLQEFDFYEVHEAFASQVLATLKAWETGLGEIDRAKLNVNGSSLAAGHPFAATGARIVATLAKLLHQKGSGRGFVSICAAGGQGITAVLER, from the coding sequence ATGCGCGTAGCGATCATCGGCGGCAACCGCATCCCGTTCGCCCGCTCGAACGGCCCGTACGCCACCGCCTCGAACCAGGACATGCTCACCGCGGTGCTGGACGGCCTGGTCAGCCGGTTCGGCCTGCAGGGCGAACGCCTCGGCGAGGTGGTCGCGGGCGCCGTGCTCAAGCACTCGCGCGACTTCAACCTCGTGCGCGAGTCGGTGCTCGGCAGCGGGCTCAGCCCGCAGACGCCCGCCTACGACCTCCAGCAGGCGTGCGGCACCGGTCTGCAGGCGATCGTCGCGGTGGCCAACAAGATCGCGCTCGGCCAGATCGAGGCCGGCATCGCGGGCGGCGTCGACACCACCAGCGACGCGCCGATCGGGGTGAACGAGAACTTCCGCAAGCTGCTGCTGGAGTTCAACCGCACCCGCAAGGTCAGCCTGCTCGCCAAGCTGCGCCCCAGCCACGTCGTCCCGCACCTGCCGCGCAACGGCGAACCGCGCACCGGCATGTCCATGGGCGAGCACGCCGCCGTCACCGCCGCGAAGTACGGCATCACCCGCGAGGACCAGGACGAGCTGACCGCGCGCAGCCACCGCAACCTCGCCCGCGCCTACGACGAGGGCTTCTTCGACGACCTCGTCACGCCCTACCTCGGCCTCACCCGCGACCAGAACCTCCGCCCGGACAGCAGCGTCGAGAAGCTCGCCAAGCTCAAGCCGGTCTTCGGCGACACCATGACCGCCGGCAACTCCACGCCGCTGTCGGACGGCGCCTCCGCGGTCCTGCTCGCCACCGAGGAGTGGGCCGCCGCCCGCAACCTCCCGGTGCTCGCCCACCTGACCTTCGCCGAGACCGCCGCCGTCGACTACGTGCACGGCGAGGAGGGCCTGCTCATGGCGCCCGTGCACGCCGCGCCGCGGATGCTCGAGAAGGCGGGCCTCAAGCTGCAGGAGTTCGACTTCTACGAGGTGCACGAGGCGTTCGCGTCCCAGGTCCTCGCCACGTTGAAGGCCTGGGAGACCGGCCTCGGCGAGATCGACCGCGCCAAGCTCAACGTCAACGGCTCGTCGCTCGCCGCCGGGCACCCGTTCGCGGCGACCGGTGCGCGGATCGTGGCCACGCTCGCGAAGCTGTTGCACCAGAAGGGCAGCGGACGCGGGTTCGTGTCGATCTGCGCCGCGGGCGGTCAGGGGATCACGGCGGTCCTGGAGCGATGA
- a CDS encoding serine hydrolase domain-containing protein produces MTLQDVLETHRATTPNAVALVARGDDVEFAAVGGETRASVFAIASVTKPIVAYAAQSLVQDGGIALDDPIAKWLPELAEPKVVRTPQSPVDDVVAATTPITVRHLQTSRSGWGFAADFSLPATEKLFEKAHLHDRPDLPAPDEWLPRLAEVPLLHQPGEGWLYNTSYDVLGVLLDRVTGSLPDFLAERVFAPFGMTATSFLSPVFPSGAGGLSSTANDLLAFCRGLLASDLLPVLANDTMTADERETAEIFLEGQGWGHGGSVDVVDRDPWNVPGRYGWVGGAGTAAHVVASQGKATVLLTRTAMTSPASPPVMRDFWELAAG; encoded by the coding sequence ATGACCCTGCAGGACGTGCTGGAGACCCACCGCGCGACCACCCCGAACGCCGTGGCGCTCGTCGCCCGCGGTGACGACGTCGAGTTCGCGGCGGTCGGCGGCGAGACCCGCGCTTCGGTGTTCGCGATCGCCTCGGTCACCAAGCCGATCGTCGCGTACGCCGCGCAGTCGCTGGTGCAGGACGGCGGCATCGCGCTGGACGACCCGATCGCGAAGTGGCTGCCCGAACTGGCCGAACCGAAGGTCGTCCGCACACCGCAGAGCCCGGTGGACGACGTGGTCGCGGCGACCACGCCGATCACCGTGCGGCACCTGCAGACGTCCCGGTCCGGCTGGGGCTTCGCAGCGGACTTCTCGTTGCCCGCCACCGAGAAGCTGTTCGAGAAGGCGCACCTGCACGACCGTCCCGACCTGCCGGCGCCGGACGAATGGCTGCCGCGGCTCGCTGAGGTGCCGCTGCTGCACCAGCCGGGTGAGGGCTGGCTCTACAACACCTCCTACGACGTGCTCGGCGTGCTGCTCGACCGCGTGACCGGGTCCCTGCCGGACTTCCTGGCCGAGCGCGTCTTCGCGCCGTTCGGCATGACCGCCACCAGCTTCCTCAGCCCGGTCTTCCCGTCCGGTGCCGGAGGTCTGAGCTCCACCGCGAACGACCTGCTGGCGTTCTGCCGCGGTCTGCTCGCGAGCGATCTGCTGCCGGTGCTGGCGAACGACACGATGACGGCGGACGAGCGCGAGACCGCGGAGATCTTCCTGGAGGGACAGGGCTGGGGCCACGGCGGCAGCGTCGACGTCGTGGACCGCGACCCGTGGAACGTCCCCGGCCGCTACGGCTGGGTCGGCGGGGCCGGTACGGCGGCGCACGTCGTTGCGTCGCAGGGGAAAGCGACCGTGCTGCTCACCCGGACGGCCATGACGAGCCCCGCGTCGCCGCCGGTGATGCGCGACTTCTGGGAACTCGCTGCCGGATAG
- a CDS encoding M48 family metallopeptidase yields the protein MRAVIAVALLVGLYVLTLAALAGIVLVNVLFFVNDRPIALAWSAVVGAMLAFALLSGLFTIAGGSDDEVRGVPVDEQDEPELWALVRRLAAEVGTRPPDSIFVVPEANAAVSQRTRLLGLVATTRRMYVGAPLLACLTERQLSFVLAHELGHYSNRDTRLLGVVVAGRVALIRMLTKLNNRSWYHAVVGVMYAYYAKLYFAVTASLSRRQELAADATATRIAGTEAAVSSLRELPVVADAWTLFHDRHFRPAWEAGFLPTTIFEAFAGLRGSPELRSYLDEIRQNPPERVLSPYDSHPPLPERIAAVAALAVPNRGPDRPAGALLADNGAVMDRTLVSELVEELGVKQRVDWATLSHAAAQATQVDRSRRLVRVGGGSLGAVLDTLDDGGLASLLRTDLRPGSGTSGPRVRREYARGLLIGELTALVELTLADQHRARWESDWLGTTTFHGPDLTAEIEEATDDRGSTAGLRAALAGLRVDQVPTR from the coding sequence ATGCGTGCTGTGATCGCGGTCGCGCTGCTGGTGGGGTTGTACGTCCTCACACTGGCGGCGCTGGCCGGAATCGTCCTGGTCAACGTGCTGTTCTTCGTCAACGACCGGCCGATCGCCCTCGCCTGGTCCGCCGTGGTCGGCGCAATGCTGGCGTTCGCCCTGCTCAGCGGTCTGTTCACGATCGCGGGCGGCTCGGACGACGAGGTGCGCGGTGTCCCGGTGGACGAGCAGGACGAGCCCGAGCTGTGGGCACTGGTCCGCCGGCTCGCCGCCGAGGTCGGCACGCGTCCGCCGGACAGCATCTTCGTCGTGCCGGAGGCGAACGCCGCGGTGTCGCAGCGCACCAGGCTGCTCGGCCTCGTCGCGACCACCCGCCGGATGTACGTGGGTGCGCCGCTGCTCGCGTGCCTGACCGAGCGGCAGCTGAGCTTCGTCCTGGCGCACGAGCTCGGCCACTACAGCAACCGCGACACGAGGTTGCTCGGTGTGGTGGTGGCCGGGCGTGTGGCGTTGATCCGCATGCTGACCAAGCTGAACAACCGCTCCTGGTACCACGCCGTCGTCGGCGTGATGTACGCGTACTACGCGAAGCTCTACTTCGCGGTCACGGCGTCCTTGTCGCGCCGGCAGGAGCTCGCCGCCGACGCGACGGCCACCCGCATCGCCGGGACCGAGGCCGCGGTCAGCTCGCTGCGGGAGCTGCCGGTGGTCGCAGACGCCTGGACCCTGTTCCACGACAGGCACTTCCGCCCGGCCTGGGAGGCGGGGTTCCTGCCGACGACGATCTTCGAGGCGTTCGCGGGGCTGCGCGGTTCACCGGAACTGCGGAGCTACCTCGACGAGATTCGGCAGAACCCGCCGGAGCGGGTGCTCAGCCCGTACGACTCCCACCCGCCGTTGCCGGAGCGGATCGCCGCCGTCGCCGCGCTGGCCGTGCCGAACAGGGGGCCCGACCGGCCGGCCGGTGCGCTGCTCGCGGACAACGGCGCGGTGATGGACAGGACCCTGGTCAGCGAGCTGGTCGAGGAGCTCGGCGTGAAGCAACGCGTCGACTGGGCCACGCTGTCGCATGCGGCCGCCCAGGCGACACAGGTGGACCGGTCACGGCGCCTGGTGCGCGTCGGTGGCGGGTCCCTGGGTGCCGTCCTCGACACGCTCGACGACGGCGGGCTGGCCTCGTTGCTGCGCACCGACCTCCGGCCCGGCAGCGGCACGTCGGGGCCGAGGGTGCGGCGCGAGTACGCCCGCGGACTGCTGATCGGGGAGCTGACCGCGCTCGTCGAGCTCACCCTCGCTGACCAGCACCGGGCGCGCTGGGAGTCCGACTGGCTCGGCACCACGACGTTCCACGGTCCCGATCTCACCGCGGAGATCGAGGAGGCCACCGACGACAGGGGCTCCACGGCAGGCCTGCGCGCGGCGCTCGCTGGCCTCCGTGTCGACCAGGTCCCGACCCGCTAG
- a CDS encoding SIMPL domain-containing protein, with product MAEVVTKGTGEVERIADRAQVDVTFEALGAERSEAVSILNQRISAVEPLLEDFEVRSRQLSVHDNWDNNQRTGSRATQQYVIWVADLDKLDGLLAELVQAEPSWVNGPSWTLVDDTEAIREAQKEAVADALRRAEGYATALGRRLGPLLRIGDTDGGGYSPKMMRSASFEMAGPAGMVDQLNLKAQQITVSASCTAAWALLD from the coding sequence GTGGCTGAAGTCGTGACGAAGGGGACCGGCGAGGTCGAGCGCATCGCCGACCGCGCCCAGGTGGACGTGACGTTCGAGGCGCTCGGCGCCGAGCGCTCCGAGGCGGTGAGCATCCTCAACCAGCGCATCTCCGCCGTGGAACCGCTGCTGGAGGACTTCGAGGTGCGTTCGCGCCAGCTGTCCGTGCACGACAACTGGGACAACAACCAGCGCACCGGCAGCCGCGCGACCCAGCAGTACGTGATCTGGGTGGCCGACCTCGACAAGCTCGACGGCCTGCTCGCCGAGCTGGTGCAGGCCGAGCCGTCGTGGGTGAACGGGCCGTCGTGGACGCTGGTCGACGACACCGAGGCGATCCGCGAGGCGCAGAAGGAGGCCGTGGCCGATGCGTTGCGTCGCGCCGAGGGTTACGCGACCGCGCTGGGGCGGCGGCTCGGGCCGTTGCTGCGCATCGGTGACACGGACGGCGGCGGGTACTCGCCGAAGATGATGCGCAGTGCGTCGTTCGAGATGGCGGGACCGGCCGGGATGGTGGACCAGCTGAACCTGAAGGCGCAGCAGATCACGGTGAGCGCGAGCTGCACGGCTGCCTGGGCGTTGCTCGACTAG
- a CDS encoding ATP-binding protein produces the protein MDPVRNPFAPGAGQRPPELAGRDKEVSAFEVVLERVARGRPERSLVLTGLRGVGKTVLLGELRSMAVKRGWGAGKVEARPDADLRRPLSAALHRAIRDLAVRHRAPDRVEAILGVLKAFALRAAPDGAKLRDRWQPGIDVPAASGRADSGDIEIDLVELFTDVAELAQDVGTGVALLIDEMQDLKPDDISALCAACHELSQLGAPLVVVGAGLPHLPAVLSASKSYSERLFRYVRIDRLSREDADRAVLAPVEREDAGITDEALDALFDASGGYPYFIQAYGKAAWDAAPADPISALDVSVAAPEADAELAVGFFGSRYERATPAEREYLRAMAELTDGKDAGVNTAQVADQLGRKPSSLSPARDSLIKKGLVYSAERGQIAFTVPHFGRFLLGRED, from the coding sequence ATGGACCCGGTGCGCAACCCGTTCGCTCCCGGTGCAGGCCAGCGGCCTCCTGAGCTTGCCGGCCGGGACAAGGAGGTCTCGGCGTTCGAGGTCGTCCTCGAACGCGTCGCCCGCGGCCGTCCCGAGCGCAGCCTCGTGCTCACCGGGCTGCGCGGGGTCGGCAAGACGGTGTTGCTGGGTGAGCTGCGGTCGATGGCGGTGAAACGCGGCTGGGGTGCGGGCAAGGTCGAGGCGCGGCCGGACGCCGACCTGCGCAGGCCGTTGTCCGCGGCGCTGCACCGGGCGATCCGCGACCTGGCCGTGCGGCACCGCGCGCCGGACCGGGTCGAGGCGATCCTCGGGGTGCTGAAAGCGTTTGCGCTGCGAGCCGCTCCGGACGGCGCCAAGCTGCGCGACCGCTGGCAGCCGGGCATCGACGTGCCGGCGGCCAGCGGCAGGGCGGACTCCGGTGACATCGAGATCGACCTGGTCGAGCTGTTCACCGACGTCGCCGAGCTCGCGCAGGACGTCGGTACCGGCGTCGCGTTGCTCATCGACGAGATGCAGGACCTCAAACCGGACGACATCAGTGCGTTGTGCGCCGCCTGCCACGAGTTGTCCCAGCTCGGCGCGCCGCTCGTGGTGGTAGGTGCCGGCCTGCCGCACCTGCCGGCCGTGCTGAGCGCGAGCAAGTCCTACTCGGAGCGGCTCTTCCGGTACGTCCGGATCGACCGGCTCAGCCGCGAGGACGCCGACCGCGCGGTGCTCGCCCCGGTCGAACGCGAGGACGCCGGCATCACCGACGAGGCGCTGGACGCGTTGTTCGACGCGAGCGGCGGCTACCCGTACTTCATCCAGGCCTACGGCAAGGCCGCCTGGGACGCCGCCCCGGCCGACCCGATCAGCGCGCTGGACGTCTCGGTGGCCGCTCCGGAGGCCGACGCCGAGCTCGCCGTGGGGTTCTTCGGCTCCCGATACGAGCGTGCAACACCCGCAGAACGCGAGTATCTCCGGGCGATGGCCGAGTTGACCGACGGAAAGGATGCCGGGGTCAACACCGCCCAGGTGGCCGACCAGCTGGGCCGCAAACCGTCCTCGCTGTCGCCCGCACGGGACTCGCTCATCAAGAAAGGCCTGGTCTACAGCGCGGAACGGGGTCAGATCGCCTTCACCGTGCCGCACTTCGGCCGGTTCCTGCTCGGCCGGGAGGACTGA
- a CDS encoding NAD(P)-dependent oxidoreductase, with translation MKIAVLGTGLMGAPIAANLAAAGHDVRVWNRTRAKAEPLAGKGATVADTPAAAVEGVEVVLTMLNDGPAVTATMQDAAPSLPHDAVWVQASTVGVEATDDHVALARSLGLEFVDAPVLGSTGPAAEGKLVVLAGGAEELRDRVQPVFDVIGARTMWVGEAGAATRLKLVANSWVLALTAAAGEAVSLAEASGLDPKLFLEAVSGGALDCAYLQTKGNAIIERSFPPAFTVQNALKDALLVNEAAVRAGVQLDVAQASGARLNRAVTRGHGDEDMAASYYASFND, from the coding sequence ATGAAGATCGCCGTGCTCGGCACCGGCCTCATGGGTGCCCCCATCGCAGCCAACCTCGCCGCAGCCGGACACGACGTCCGGGTCTGGAACCGCACGCGCGCGAAGGCCGAACCGCTGGCCGGGAAGGGCGCCACCGTCGCGGACACGCCCGCTGCCGCCGTCGAGGGCGTCGAGGTCGTGCTGACGATGCTCAACGACGGCCCCGCGGTCACCGCCACCATGCAGGACGCCGCCCCCTCGCTCCCGCACGACGCCGTGTGGGTCCAGGCCTCCACGGTCGGTGTCGAAGCGACCGACGACCACGTCGCGCTCGCCCGTTCGCTCGGGCTGGAGTTCGTGGACGCCCCGGTGCTCGGCAGCACCGGGCCCGCGGCCGAGGGCAAGCTCGTCGTGCTCGCCGGCGGTGCCGAGGAGCTGCGCGACCGGGTGCAGCCGGTGTTCGACGTGATCGGCGCCCGCACGATGTGGGTCGGCGAGGCGGGCGCGGCGACCCGGCTGAAGCTCGTCGCGAACAGCTGGGTCCTCGCCCTGACCGCCGCGGCCGGCGAGGCCGTGTCGCTCGCGGAGGCCTCCGGGCTCGACCCGAAGCTGTTCCTGGAAGCGGTGAGCGGCGGCGCGTTGGACTGCGCGTACCTGCAGACGAAGGGCAACGCGATCATCGAACGTTCCTTCCCGCCGGCGTTCACCGTGCAGAACGCCCTGAAGGACGCGCTGCTGGTGAACGAGGCCGCGGTGCGGGCCGGGGTGCAGCTGGACGTGGCACAGGCCTCGGGCGCCCGCCTGAACCGCGCGGTCACCCGAGGCCACGGCGACGAGGACATGGCAGCGTCCTACTACGCCAGCTTCAACGATTAG
- a CDS encoding LGFP repeat-containing protein, giving the protein MKKAVLAIATLSLLPLAGVAGAEPAHISNAEMQAACAVPGNRDINVTRTVHNVGLRRGVSAKVMLAGFEAGWVESHMNNLSCGDRDSLGVFQQRPSQGWGTPEQIMNVEYAADRFFAEAQRVEPKYPTLSAGLLADKVQRSCCPARYDQAEAKARQMLDEVRITVHGDIGTKWRAMGAENSVIGAPINNEQPGAPGGRWQGFQRGNIYWTPALNAHPVYGDILTRFMNTGDEHRWGYPVNDESAGAHGGRWQKFQVAHFYWTSATNAFPVYGEILTNFMNAGDEHRWGYPLMEEASGANGGRYQKFQNGIWYWSARTSAYPVYGDILHKFMSTGDEHTHGYPREAEKDWTGEAGGRMQVFESSTFYWTPAKGAWSVQN; this is encoded by the coding sequence ATGAAGAAGGCAGTTCTCGCGATCGCCACCCTGTCCCTGCTCCCGCTGGCCGGCGTCGCCGGCGCCGAGCCCGCGCACATCTCCAACGCCGAGATGCAGGCGGCGTGCGCGGTGCCCGGCAACCGGGACATCAACGTCACCCGGACCGTCCACAACGTCGGTCTCCGCCGCGGGGTGTCGGCGAAGGTCATGCTCGCCGGGTTCGAGGCGGGCTGGGTCGAGTCGCACATGAACAACCTCAGCTGCGGCGACCGCGACTCGCTCGGCGTGTTCCAGCAACGGCCTTCGCAGGGCTGGGGCACGCCGGAGCAGATCATGAACGTCGAGTACGCCGCCGACCGGTTCTTCGCCGAGGCCCAGCGCGTGGAACCGAAGTACCCGACCCTGTCGGCGGGTCTGCTGGCGGACAAGGTGCAGCGCTCCTGCTGCCCTGCGCGCTACGACCAGGCGGAGGCCAAGGCGCGGCAGATGCTCGACGAGGTCCGGATCACCGTCCACGGCGACATCGGCACCAAGTGGCGGGCGATGGGTGCGGAGAACAGCGTCATCGGCGCGCCGATCAACAACGAGCAGCCCGGTGCGCCGGGTGGCCGTTGGCAGGGCTTCCAGCGCGGCAACATCTACTGGACGCCAGCACTGAACGCCCACCCCGTGTACGGCGACATCCTCACCCGGTTCATGAACACCGGTGACGAGCACCGCTGGGGCTATCCGGTCAATGACGAGTCCGCAGGTGCGCATGGTGGGCGCTGGCAGAAGTTCCAGGTCGCGCACTTCTACTGGACCTCGGCAACCAACGCGTTCCCCGTCTACGGCGAGATCCTCACCAACTTCATGAACGCGGGCGACGAACACCGCTGGGGCTACCCGCTCATGGAAGAGGCATCCGGCGCTAACGGCGGCCGCTACCAGAAGTTCCAGAACGGCATCTGGTACTGGAGCGCGCGCACCAGCGCGTACCCCGTCTACGGCGACATCCTGCACAAGTTCATGAGCACCGGTGACGAGCACACCCACGGTTATCCGCGGGAGGCCGAGAAGGACTGGACCGGCGAGGCAGGCGGCCGGATGCAGGTCTTCGAGAGCTCGACCTTCTACTGGACGCCCGCCAAGGGTGCCTGGTCGGTGCAGAACTAA